The Pyrenophora tritici-repentis strain M4 chromosome 9, whole genome shotgun sequence sequence ACCGGCAACATTGCTGTTTAGGCTTACAGAAGCTTTTGCAAAGCAAGCTAGACAACTCTTTTTAATTACTTTAAGCGACGGAACCTGCTTTTTTTTGAAGGGGGGGTAGtgtgatggatcaaacctacgatccctcacgcgatcacgtgccatacaatcacgtgccacgctggcagttggcccgtgcgaggaataataaagttcccctcgtacttgtatatagatctgtacacacaatctcacttattagaggcatcctaactattgcagtgtactagTGCCTTTACACGCTTAATTGCGCCATGATCACTCATCGAATGTATTTTCAAGATATGTCTTTATCGCGTCGTACTAGTAGTTATTAATTATGCCATCGTCATTTATGGCTTCGATTAGATCTAAAAGATATTCCTGATAATTCTAAGCCGTACTATTTTCTAGAACTGTACGGGCGCGAGCGTTCGTAATAAACCCGTTGTGATCGTTGATTTGGGTTACTCACCCACTACGAAGAAGCAACATAGACTAACAGGAGTCGCGCAATGCATTGTATCTGTTGGTCGAAAAGTCCAGGTACTATAACCAAAGAAGTAATGGCGCTTAAACGGTTCTTCTGAGAGCTCACACTTGATCTAGATGAGTTATGAACCGTCTGGTGCGACAACCAACAAGCGATCAGACTTGTTATGGGCAAAAATGAGAGGATCGCGACTTGGCTAAGTTAGGCAAATAATCTAAGTACAGGATGAAATTCCCTTTTATCTACTTAGAAGCAAGATATTGAGATCAATGAGCAAGAAGCTCAGTCCTCGAGAAGCCAAGCCCAATTGCAAAAGACAAGGAGATCAAGCAGAACGCAAAAGAAAACACGCAAAAAGACAGGAAGATCATTCCTTTCGCAGAATAACAATAACGCCTACCTGCTCATGCTGAGAAGCCTGACCGATCACGTTGCCGGGCAAGACCGCCTCGTCAACCCTCCTCTTGAACGTGGACGCATGTTCCTGCAACACTTCCACGATAACACAATCCCGCTGAGCTACAGACGTTGATGACCAGTTGAAGACCATGCGCGGAATCCAAATAGCGCTCGTGCGACCTCTGCATGCCCAGCCAGACTGGTTCTGCGGCAGCAGCTGATAGATGATCTGCATGTGGGACATACCCACTAACGTCGATGCAGGGAGAGAGGGATCAAGGACAGGGAGGCCAAAGCAGTCACCTTTGCCCAAATGATGAGCCCTGTCAACCACAAAGCCAGCTGCATTGGCTGCCTCAGAAGCTTGCTGAGCGGCTATCGACCAAAACCTAGTGGGGGACAGTTGCATAGCGAAGAAGACTTCGTTGAGCGGCCGATCAATGCCTCGAGGAACAGGCACGGTTGGCCCGTCCATGTAGCGCATAACGAGCAACGAGCCTGGTGCTTCTGTATAGAGCAAAGTCCCGAATTGCACAGGGACGGCGGACTCAGCGGGCGAAGGCGCGAAGTTGGCGAAGCGGGCGGACATGGACACAATGaggcagcagcagggtcTGTTTCCATGACATATCTATGATGCAGCTGATGTAAGAGATGCTGGTTAACGTGACAAAGCAGCACCAGGCCACCGCCACGTGGTACACGTGATCCGCTTCTGTGGGGAAATGGTGTGCAGgaagaattgaaggattAAACTGAGGTTATGTAGTTGAGTAACAGCAAACAGCGCTAGCCGTAGATAGACATCGCCCCACTATTAAAAGTGGGTTGTTTGCTCCTCAAGTAAACAAAAACCCCACACTGTAGCAAACAGAGGCCCCAAACCATGACAGCTTCTCCTCATAACCGCCACACTATTTGTGAGGAACACTTGACCGCTCGACTAACACAGCACCCGAGACTACCACCTTCAAGATGGGTGCCAAAATGACCAAAGAAGACGGGCTAAGTACTGCATCAATCCAGAGGATGTACGCAGCTCGAGCTATCGCGGCAAAGAGGGCATACGAGCACAAATTCAGAATGCCAAGTCTAAAGAGCGACCACCCTGCACCCCCCCACACAGATGATAAGGACCCAAAGGATAAAGAAGACTCCactgtcgaagcagacgaGAAGGCAACAAGCGATAGCTCTTCCACGTCCCCCAACGCCCCGCCAGAGACCGAACGCCCCACAAGACCCAACACTTCTCTGGCAAGCAGAACCGTTGCAGAGGCCATCCGAAACACCGCAGGTACCCCCATCACTATGAAAGTCGCTCTCGCAAGCTACCACCTCGCAAACGCCATCCGTGCCTTCGGTCGAAAAGCCAGTTGCGCATTCGACAGAGCCATCGAAGCTCTGCGCCAGATCGACATCATCGACGTCGCAAAGGCAGCCACCAAATGGATGAAAGAGCATCCTTGGGAGACGGCCGCGATTCTCGTTCCGCTCATCCTCCTCGCCTGCACTCCGGCATTCCTGAGCATCGCTGGTTTCACGGCTGGCGGTATTGCTGCTGGTATGTAGATATAATCAAAAGATAAGGGCTTTAAGTGCTAATGAGTGAGCAGGAAGCATTGCAGCAGGCGTCCATGCAGGCATCGGAAGTGTTGCAGCCGGTTCGACATTCGCAATCCTCACGAGCGCTGCGATGGGCGGGTATGGTGTGCCGATCGTATTTGGTGGCGTCT is a genomic window containing:
- a CDS encoding Ifi-6-16 multi-domain protein, whose product is MGAKMTKEDGLSTASIQRMYAARAIAAKRAYEHKFRMPSLKSDHPAPPHTDDKDPKDKEDSTVEADEKATSDSSSTSPNAPPETERPTRPNTSLASRTVAEAIRNTAGTPITMKVALASYHLANAIRAFGRKASCAFDRAIEALRQIDIIDVAKAATKWMKEHPWETAAILVPLILLACTPAFLSIAGFTAGGIAAGSIAAGVHAGIGSVAAGSTFAILTSAAMGGYGVPIVFGGVWAISTAVMGGIAAWKRWRGGGSGGGSGGRLLIGGHNGDGGDGGGSDSDDDSIPVKNGNPSGGGGDCGETAAVYKHAAVKKELIKQD